In a single window of the Nitrospira defluvii genome:
- the dop gene encoding depupylase/deamidase Dop, translating to MNDSHTHSPSRVIGTETEFGIASRDPNAADPVANSIHLIGHYPNLPAPHAVWDYENENPLLDARGFEVDGERERPGPDYNRQLNKVLANGGRLYVDGAHPEYSTPECTNAREVVAFERVGERIVAQALEQITKERGRDQFVLYKNNSDGKGNSYGYHENYLVARSVPFERITQVLMPFLVTRSIFAGSGKVGAENQTSPVDYQISQRADFFETLVDLNTMVRRPIINTRDEPHSDSAKYRRLHVIVGDANMAELSTYLKVGTLSIVLELLEAGAELPKITLADPVNAIKQVSRDVRVQESVKLADGTSSTAIAVQRAYLKAAQGYFACHELSQVTKDVLVRWEDVLDRLERDPRLLVRELDWVAKRYLIESYMDRKSCGWDDPRVRLMDFQYHDVRPEKGLYYTLERSHMIERIALDHEIARAEMHPPVGTRAFFRGQCVRKYPNVVYGASWTSVLFDIGQNKIKRIPLMDPLRGTEALTGELLAQAETAAALLAKLSS from the coding sequence ATGAACGACTCCCATACGCACAGCCCATCGCGTGTCATCGGCACGGAGACGGAATTCGGTATCGCCAGCCGGGACCCAAATGCGGCCGATCCGGTGGCCAACTCCATACATCTCATCGGTCATTACCCCAATCTGCCGGCGCCTCACGCGGTGTGGGACTACGAGAATGAAAACCCGTTGCTGGATGCGCGTGGGTTTGAAGTCGATGGAGAGCGGGAACGGCCGGGGCCTGACTACAATCGGCAGTTGAACAAGGTGCTGGCTAACGGCGGCCGGCTCTATGTCGACGGTGCGCATCCTGAATACTCCACGCCGGAATGTACCAACGCCAGGGAAGTCGTCGCCTTTGAGCGGGTTGGGGAACGCATTGTGGCGCAGGCGTTGGAGCAGATTACGAAGGAGCGGGGGCGGGACCAGTTCGTCCTGTACAAGAACAACTCTGACGGCAAGGGCAACAGCTACGGGTATCATGAGAACTATCTCGTTGCCCGCTCAGTGCCGTTCGAGCGGATCACGCAGGTGTTGATGCCGTTCCTCGTGACCCGCTCCATCTTCGCCGGCTCGGGAAAAGTCGGGGCGGAGAATCAAACCAGTCCTGTCGACTATCAAATTTCGCAACGCGCCGATTTCTTTGAAACCCTCGTCGACCTCAACACCATGGTTCGCCGGCCGATCATCAACACGCGGGACGAACCCCATTCTGATTCCGCCAAATACCGGCGGCTCCACGTCATAGTCGGTGATGCCAACATGGCCGAACTGTCGACCTACCTCAAGGTGGGCACGTTGTCGATTGTGCTGGAGTTGCTTGAGGCCGGGGCTGAACTGCCCAAGATCACCCTCGCGGATCCGGTCAACGCGATCAAGCAAGTGTCCCGGGACGTGCGTGTCCAGGAAAGCGTGAAGTTAGCCGACGGTACCTCGTCGACGGCCATTGCCGTGCAGCGCGCGTACCTCAAGGCTGCGCAAGGGTACTTCGCCTGTCACGAACTGAGCCAAGTCACGAAAGATGTGTTGGTGCGCTGGGAAGACGTGCTTGACCGATTGGAGCGAGACCCGCGATTGCTAGTCCGTGAACTGGACTGGGTCGCCAAGCGCTACTTGATTGAGTCCTATATGGATCGCAAGTCTTGCGGCTGGGATGATCCGCGCGTCCGCCTGATGGATTTTCAGTACCACGACGTCAGACCCGAAAAGGGGCTCTATTACACGCTTGAACGAAGCCACATGATCGAACGGATTGCCTTGGATCATGAAATCGCGCGGGCCGAAATGCATCCGCCTGTCGGCACGCGGGCTTTTTTCAGAGGCCAATGTGTGCGGAAGTACCCGAATGTCGTCTACGGGGCGAGTTGGACGTCCGTGCTGTTCGATATCGGCCAGAACAAAATCAAGCGGATCCCCTTAATGGATCCGCTCCGCGGCACCGAAGCGCTGACGGGGGAACTCCTGGCCCAAGCGGAAACTGCGGCAGCATTGCTGGCAAAACTTTCGTCCTGA
- the arc gene encoding proteasome ATPase, producing MTHKNDEHAREVEKLRTQIQSMEEEIRRLYQSRYQLEQTTKQNEKLVATLQEAKSQIETLRAEVEKLTAPPSTYGIFSSLDTDGTGNVYVSGRKMKVSLHPSIKAKDLRKGQEVILNEALNVIAVRGFDVQGEVVRLKDVLEGNRALVTLHFDEEKVAELGEPLLSERLSVGDHLLYDVRSGCVIEKLPKSEAEELVLEEVPDVDYEHIGGLQKEIDQVRDAVELPFLYPHIFSNYKLSAPKGVLLYGPPGCGKTLIAKAVASSIAKKLGHLKDKQLRSYFLHVKGPELLNKYVGESERQVREVFKKAKERADDGHPVIVFFDEMDALFRTRGTGISSDIESTIVPQFLSEIDGVERLTNVIVIGASNRQDLIDPAVLRAGRLDVKVKVGRPDMTAARDIFSKYVTTDLPFAEEDLKRHGGDARALVDSLMNMTVDAMYATTDENKFIEVTYANGEKEVLYFKDFASGALIEGIVSRAKKFAVKRAIAQEGTGLRAEDLIRAIREEFKEHEDLPNTTNPDDWAKVAGKKGEKIVHLRTISGGPGEARQIETVNTGHYL from the coding sequence GTGACACACAAAAACGACGAGCACGCGCGCGAGGTCGAAAAACTTCGCACCCAAATCCAGTCGATGGAAGAGGAGATTCGGCGGCTCTACCAGTCACGCTACCAGCTTGAGCAGACGACGAAGCAGAACGAAAAGCTCGTCGCCACCCTCCAAGAAGCCAAATCACAAATCGAAACATTGCGAGCCGAGGTTGAAAAACTGACGGCTCCTCCCTCCACCTACGGAATCTTCTCCAGTCTCGATACTGATGGAACCGGGAATGTCTACGTTTCCGGTCGCAAGATGAAGGTGAGCCTCCATCCTTCCATCAAGGCGAAGGACTTGCGCAAAGGGCAAGAAGTCATTCTCAACGAAGCGTTAAATGTGATCGCCGTGCGTGGGTTCGACGTGCAGGGGGAAGTGGTTCGCTTGAAAGACGTGCTGGAGGGCAATCGCGCGCTGGTCACCCTGCATTTTGACGAAGAGAAGGTCGCGGAACTCGGGGAGCCCTTGCTCAGCGAACGACTCAGTGTGGGTGACCATCTCCTCTATGACGTGCGATCGGGGTGTGTCATTGAGAAGCTACCCAAGTCGGAAGCCGAGGAACTGGTGCTCGAAGAAGTGCCGGATGTGGATTACGAGCACATCGGCGGACTTCAGAAGGAAATCGATCAGGTTCGCGATGCGGTGGAACTGCCGTTCCTGTACCCGCACATTTTTTCCAACTATAAATTGAGTGCGCCGAAAGGGGTTCTCCTGTACGGCCCGCCGGGCTGTGGCAAGACCCTGATTGCGAAAGCCGTTGCCAGCTCGATTGCCAAGAAGCTTGGACACTTGAAGGATAAGCAGCTGCGCAGCTATTTCCTGCATGTCAAAGGACCTGAACTGCTGAATAAGTATGTCGGTGAGTCGGAACGGCAGGTGCGTGAAGTCTTTAAGAAGGCCAAAGAACGTGCCGACGACGGCCATCCGGTGATCGTATTTTTCGACGAAATGGATGCGCTGTTCCGTACGCGCGGCACCGGCATTTCCTCGGACATCGAGTCGACCATCGTGCCGCAATTCCTCTCCGAGATCGATGGGGTGGAGCGTCTGACCAATGTGATCGTCATCGGCGCCAGCAACCGTCAGGATCTGATCGATCCGGCGGTGCTCCGGGCCGGTCGCCTTGACGTGAAGGTGAAGGTCGGGCGGCCGGATATGACGGCGGCCAGGGATATTTTCTCGAAGTATGTGACGACCGATCTGCCGTTTGCCGAAGAAGATCTCAAGCGGCATGGCGGGGATGCGCGGGCGTTAGTGGACTCGCTGATGAACATGACCGTAGACGCCATGTATGCTACGACGGATGAGAATAAATTCATCGAGGTCACGTATGCGAACGGCGAGAAGGAAGTGCTGTACTTCAAAGACTTTGCCAGCGGAGCCTTGATTGAAGGAATCGTCTCGCGCGCCAAGAAGTTTGCGGTGAAGCGCGCGATCGCGCAAGAAGGGACCGGTCTGCGGGCAGAAGATTTGATCCGGGCGATTCGGGAGGAGTTCAAGGAACACGAGGACCTGCCGAATACGACCAACCCGGACGATTGGGCGAAGGTTGCGGGCAAGAAAGGCGAGAAGATTGTCCACCTTCGGACGATCAGCGGCGGGCCTGGAGAGGCGCGTCAAATTGAAACCGTCAATACCGGTCACTATCTGTAG
- the thiE gene encoding thiamine phosphate synthase produces MPAVDFRLYLVTDRHQTAGRPLLSVLREAVSAGVRAVQLRERDLPIRDLRVVAGELQTELRQAKLFINDRVDLALALSAHGVHLRESSLPVAVVRGLLQPSQLLGASVHSIEGALAAEQQGADFVVLGPIHDTPSKREYGAPLGLAALERAARSVRIPIFAIGGMTADRARDARQAGAFGVAVLSSILSAADVGQATTSLLSALEHE; encoded by the coding sequence ATGCCTGCCGTCGATTTCCGCTTGTATCTCGTTACTGATCGTCATCAGACCGCCGGGCGGCCGCTGTTGTCGGTGCTCCGGGAGGCGGTCTCGGCAGGTGTGCGCGCCGTGCAACTGCGTGAAAGAGACCTCCCCATTCGTGACCTCCGTGTAGTCGCAGGCGAGTTGCAAACTGAACTGCGGCAGGCGAAGCTCTTCATCAATGACCGTGTCGATCTGGCCCTTGCCCTGTCTGCTCACGGAGTGCACCTGCGAGAGAGTAGTTTGCCGGTTGCGGTGGTGCGAGGCCTGCTCCAGCCCTCTCAACTGCTGGGAGCCTCCGTGCATTCCATCGAGGGCGCGCTGGCGGCCGAACAGCAGGGGGCTGATTTCGTGGTGTTGGGGCCGATCCATGACACGCCGTCGAAACGAGAGTATGGAGCGCCGCTCGGACTCGCGGCGCTTGAGCGGGCCGCACGGAGCGTTCGTATCCCGATTTTTGCCATCGGCGGCATGACCGCGGATCGGGCGCGCGACGCGCGACAGGCAGGGGCCTTTGGTGTGGCTGTGTTGTCGTCGATTCTGAGCGCAGCCGATGTGGGGCAGGCCACCACATCATTGTTGTCGGCGCTCGAACACGAGTGA
- a CDS encoding thiazole synthase, which produces MNDRLVIAGREFQSRLWVGTGKYKDFAETKKAIDASGADVVTVAVRRVNITDRSKENLLDYLDPKKYIILPNTAGCYTVEDAVRYARLARAAGVSDLVKLEVLGDEKTLFPDTAGLIEAAKILIKEGFIVLPYTNDDPIVAKKLVDIGCPAVMPLAAPIGSGLGIRNPYNLKIIMETVKVPIIVDAGVGTASDAALAMEYGADAVLMNTAIAGAQDPIAMAEAMKYAVWAGRLAYKAGRIPRKLYATASSPIEGML; this is translated from the coding sequence ATGAATGATCGGTTGGTGATCGCCGGCAGGGAATTTCAATCGCGACTGTGGGTCGGCACTGGCAAATATAAAGATTTTGCGGAAACCAAAAAAGCGATCGATGCCTCCGGCGCGGATGTGGTCACGGTGGCTGTCCGTCGCGTGAACATTACCGATCGTTCGAAGGAAAATCTCCTCGACTATCTCGATCCGAAGAAATACATCATCCTGCCGAACACGGCCGGTTGCTATACGGTGGAAGACGCCGTGCGATACGCTCGGCTGGCGCGTGCGGCCGGCGTATCCGATCTAGTCAAGTTGGAAGTGCTCGGCGACGAGAAAACGCTGTTTCCCGACACGGCGGGCTTGATCGAAGCGGCCAAGATTCTCATCAAGGAAGGATTCATCGTTCTTCCCTATACCAACGACGACCCGATCGTGGCGAAGAAGCTGGTGGACATCGGTTGTCCGGCGGTGATGCCGCTTGCGGCTCCGATCGGCTCTGGGTTGGGAATCCGTAATCCCTACAACCTGAAAATCATCATGGAGACGGTGAAAGTGCCTATCATTGTGGACGCCGGAGTGGGCACGGCCTCCGACGCCGCACTGGCGATGGAGTATGGTGCCGACGCCGTGTTGATGAATACGGCAATCGCCGGGGCTCAGGATCCCATTGCGATGGCGGAAGCCATGAAATACGCCGTCTGGGCCGGCCGATTGGCCTATAAGGCCGGGCGCATTCCTCGTAAACTCTACGCGACGGCGAGCAGTCCGATTGAGGGCATGCTCTGA
- the thiS gene encoding sulfur carrier protein ThiS, producing MNIHVNGESRGTGDGQTVAGLLRELDIRTDRVAVELNLEIVDRHDFETRGLHEGDRVEILSFIGGGAE from the coding sequence GTGAACATCCACGTGAATGGCGAATCTCGGGGAACGGGCGACGGGCAGACGGTGGCAGGGCTGTTGCGGGAATTGGACATCCGGACCGACCGCGTGGCGGTAGAATTGAATTTGGAGATTGTGGATCGGCATGACTTCGAGACCCGTGGGCTCCATGAAGGAGATCGGGTGGAAATACTGAGTTTCATTGGCGGCGGAGCCGAATAG
- a CDS encoding histidinol-phosphatase encodes MDNRAHQLAQIFRAMANLLAAQRANPYRVRAYRNAADTILSVTGDLTDLAARHALQEIPGIGKDLAGKIEEFLSTGTIRAYEELRTPLPKDVAAWASLPGLSDALVSYLYFRLNIRTLADLESLVASHLLRTQPGFSGSEEALLAAIRRQLQPATLTPPDEAP; translated from the coding sequence ATGGATAACCGCGCTCACCAACTCGCTCAGATTTTTCGCGCCATGGCGAATCTCCTGGCGGCCCAACGCGCCAATCCCTATCGCGTCCGTGCCTACCGGAACGCAGCCGACACGATCCTTTCCGTGACCGGGGACCTGACCGACTTGGCGGCGCGCCATGCGTTGCAAGAGATCCCGGGAATCGGGAAGGACTTAGCGGGGAAAATTGAAGAGTTTCTCTCCACGGGCACGATTCGCGCCTATGAAGAGCTGAGGACGCCGTTGCCGAAAGACGTCGCGGCCTGGGCTTCGCTGCCCGGCCTTTCCGATGCATTGGTGAGTTATCTGTATTTCAGACTGAATATTCGCACATTGGCCGATCTGGAATCCCTGGTTGCGTCCCATCTGTTACGAACGCAACCAGGATTTTCCGGATCGGAAGAGGCATTACTCGCGGCCATCCGCCGACAGCTTCAACCGGCCACGCTTACGCCGCCGGACGAAGCTCCTTGA
- a CDS encoding S41 family peptidase — protein MEQRRSRRWLYLLLMVTVALGIGLILEKGLERTGHASETYEELRTFSEVLTQVQKHYVDETKVKDLVQGAIRGMLSTLDPHSAYMTPEMYKEMQVETKGEFGGVGIQIGVKENRLAVISPIEGTPAHRAGIKAGDFITKVNDEPTKDLTLMDAVQKMRGPKGTKVNLTIQREGTADPLAFSLVRDTIKIESVKFKVLDNTIGYVRLTQFQEATGRDLSRALKQFKEQKVQGTILDLRNNPGGLLTAAVDVSEQFVGNGKLIVYTKGREGKKDEWFSKTKETLEDSPMIILVNEGSASASEIVAGALQDWGRAVIVGTTSFGKGSVQTILPLGDGSGLRLTTAKYYTPKGRSIQSTGITPDIVVKLQTPTVAKAGDKDGKESEPKTAKSATTGKDLSPKPAEDSAHKNGAVSLGDAGGEISVDDDVQLQKAVELLKTWKIFKELRPAA, from the coding sequence ATGGAACAGCGGCGGAGCCGACGGTGGTTATATCTTTTGCTGATGGTGACGGTGGCCTTAGGCATCGGCCTGATCCTGGAAAAGGGGCTGGAACGGACCGGGCACGCGTCCGAAACCTATGAGGAATTGCGGACGTTTTCCGAGGTGTTGACGCAGGTGCAGAAGCACTATGTCGATGAAACCAAGGTGAAAGACCTGGTCCAGGGCGCGATTCGCGGAATGCTGTCGACGCTCGACCCCCACTCCGCCTATATGACCCCTGAGATGTATAAAGAAATGCAGGTCGAAACCAAAGGCGAGTTCGGTGGAGTCGGGATTCAGATCGGCGTGAAAGAAAATCGGTTGGCCGTGATTTCTCCGATCGAGGGCACGCCCGCGCACCGAGCTGGCATCAAGGCTGGCGACTTCATTACCAAGGTGAACGACGAGCCCACCAAGGACCTGACCTTGATGGATGCCGTGCAAAAGATGCGCGGTCCGAAGGGGACCAAGGTCAATCTGACGATTCAGCGCGAAGGCACCGCCGATCCTCTGGCGTTCTCCCTGGTGCGCGATACCATTAAGATCGAAAGTGTGAAGTTCAAGGTCCTCGACAACACCATCGGGTATGTGCGGCTGACACAGTTTCAGGAGGCCACGGGCCGGGACCTGAGTCGGGCGCTGAAGCAATTCAAAGAGCAGAAGGTCCAGGGCACCATTCTCGATCTGCGGAATAACCCCGGTGGCTTGCTGACGGCAGCGGTCGACGTGTCAGAGCAGTTCGTGGGGAACGGAAAACTGATTGTCTACACCAAGGGCCGCGAGGGGAAGAAGGATGAGTGGTTCTCCAAGACCAAGGAGACCTTGGAGGATTCTCCGATGATCATCCTGGTGAATGAAGGGTCCGCGAGTGCGTCCGAAATCGTCGCCGGTGCCTTGCAGGATTGGGGGCGCGCGGTGATCGTCGGAACGACCTCATTCGGCAAAGGATCGGTGCAAACGATTCTTCCACTTGGTGATGGGTCGGGTTTGCGCCTCACGACGGCTAAGTACTACACGCCGAAGGGGCGTTCGATTCAGTCGACCGGGATCACGCCGGACATCGTCGTGAAACTTCAGACGCCCACCGTGGCGAAGGCCGGTGACAAGGACGGGAAAGAATCCGAGCCGAAGACGGCGAAAAGCGCGACCACTGGTAAGGATTTGTCTCCCAAACCAGCGGAGGACTCGGCGCATAAGAACGGGGCCGTCTCGCTCGGCGACGCAGGCGGAGAAATTTCGGTGGATGACGATGTGCAGTTGCAGAAGGCCGTGGAACTGCTCAAGACCTGGAAAATCTTCAAGGAGCTTCGTCCGGCGGCGTAA
- a CDS encoding murein hydrolase activator EnvC family protein: MRWSRWGCALVMLQCVLFTIPLSQAAERKDSYADKIEQEKKTLEKLRGTIVEKRKKADEAEKKRESVLQGLQSLDERLVRYRQEHQDIVKKLKKKDLEIEQMSVQLSRLSERIDERQEAIAARLRVQYVEGRYWHLKTLLAASSAGDFQRRFRYLSAVTQREYEIMETYRRDAERIAEVERSREEARQGMLAYKVSTEEKLAQIKGLKKQKRVYLAKITQEKESHDRAVEELERSATRVDSLLKELEARRRAALASRPPSVGGGLRALRGTLLWPTDGQVVSYFGRQKHPTFNTYIQRKGIEIRAAEGSNIRSVLAGQVVYADWLKGYGLVIIMDHANGVFSLYAHASKILTTVGAKIEAGEAIGETGDTGMTGENTLYFELREGAEPVDPLVWLSKR; the protein is encoded by the coding sequence ATGAGGTGGAGTCGATGGGGCTGCGCCTTGGTGATGCTCCAGTGTGTCCTGTTCACGATTCCCCTGTCGCAGGCCGCCGAGCGAAAGGACTCGTACGCAGACAAGATCGAGCAGGAAAAGAAGACCCTGGAAAAGTTGCGCGGCACGATTGTCGAAAAACGCAAGAAGGCGGACGAGGCGGAGAAAAAACGTGAGTCGGTGTTGCAAGGGTTGCAGTCGCTGGATGAGCGGTTGGTCCGGTATCGGCAGGAACATCAGGATATCGTCAAGAAACTCAAAAAGAAGGATCTCGAAATCGAGCAGATGAGCGTGCAGCTGAGTCGATTGTCCGAGCGTATCGATGAGCGGCAGGAGGCCATTGCCGCCCGGTTGCGGGTCCAGTATGTCGAGGGGCGGTACTGGCACCTGAAGACGCTCCTTGCGGCCAGTTCGGCCGGAGATTTCCAACGGCGGTTTCGCTATCTCTCGGCGGTGACGCAGCGAGAGTATGAGATCATGGAAACCTACCGCCGGGATGCCGAGCGGATTGCTGAAGTCGAACGGAGTCGGGAGGAGGCGCGTCAGGGTATGCTGGCGTATAAGGTCAGCACGGAAGAGAAGCTGGCTCAGATCAAGGGATTGAAGAAGCAGAAACGGGTCTATCTTGCGAAAATCACGCAGGAAAAAGAATCTCATGATCGGGCCGTGGAAGAACTAGAACGTTCGGCCACCAGGGTCGACAGTTTGTTGAAGGAACTAGAGGCCAGGCGCCGGGCCGCGTTGGCGAGCCGTCCGCCCAGCGTCGGGGGAGGCCTTCGAGCGTTGCGCGGAACTCTGCTGTGGCCGACCGACGGGCAGGTGGTCTCGTACTTCGGCCGCCAGAAGCACCCCACGTTTAATACCTATATTCAGCGAAAAGGCATCGAGATTCGCGCCGCGGAAGGGAGTAATATACGATCGGTGCTCGCCGGTCAGGTTGTCTATGCGGACTGGTTGAAAGGTTACGGACTGGTTATAATCATGGATCATGCCAATGGAGTGTTTTCGCTGTACGCCCATGCGTCAAAAATTTTGACGACCGTCGGTGCCAAGATTGAGGCGGGGGAAGCGATCGGTGAAACAGGTGATACGGGTATGACGGGTGAGAATACGCTCTATTTCGAGCTGCGCGAAGGGGCGGAGCCGGTCGATCCCCTGGTGTGGTTGTCTAAGCGGTAG
- a CDS encoding cell division protein FtsX: protein MRRLLYLLREAVANVLTNRTTTIVAVATTAFTFACVGVFLLLYVNLKAMAASLEQDIQVMVYVQDDLPESARGEIEVQLRADRAVRSLSYVSKERALADFQAQFPSESRLLQGLGQNPLPASFVVTLAADSRSAEAMRRWATRAQLIPGVGQVQYNQEWVEALAGIVRYIEVAAIIVGVILSAASVTIIANTIRLALYSRREEIEILGLIGASTTFIRVPYLLEGAALGLCGSALSLVILKAGFELFRHEIHSATRFLGVDALLTFFSFEMCAVLVVVGLFLGCAGSFLSLLHFGEGRA from the coding sequence GTGAGGCGTCTGCTCTACCTGTTGCGGGAAGCGGTCGCCAACGTCTTGACGAATCGAACGACCACGATTGTCGCTGTGGCGACGACCGCGTTTACCTTTGCCTGCGTCGGCGTATTTTTGCTGCTCTACGTCAACCTGAAAGCCATGGCCGCTTCGCTGGAGCAGGATATTCAGGTGATGGTGTATGTGCAGGACGATCTTCCCGAGTCTGCACGAGGCGAGATCGAGGTGCAGTTACGCGCCGATCGAGCGGTTCGTTCCCTCAGTTATGTATCAAAAGAGCGGGCATTGGCGGATTTTCAGGCTCAGTTTCCGTCGGAGTCCCGGTTACTGCAAGGGCTTGGGCAGAATCCCTTGCCCGCGTCTTTCGTGGTGACCCTGGCTGCGGATTCGCGTTCGGCGGAGGCCATGCGGCGTTGGGCCACTCGTGCGCAATTGATCCCCGGAGTCGGCCAAGTTCAATATAATCAGGAATGGGTCGAGGCCTTAGCCGGGATTGTTCGGTATATCGAGGTCGCCGCGATTATTGTGGGCGTGATCTTGTCAGCCGCGTCGGTCACGATCATCGCGAATACCATCCGGCTGGCGCTCTATTCGCGTCGTGAGGAGATTGAAATTCTTGGCCTGATCGGCGCGAGTACCACGTTTATTCGTGTGCCCTATCTCCTTGAAGGGGCCGCGCTCGGTCTTTGTGGAAGTGCCCTGTCCTTGGTGATTCTTAAAGCCGGGTTCGAGCTGTTTCGTCACGAGATCCATTCCGCCACCCGCTTTCTGGGGGTCGACGCGTTGCTGACCTTCTTTTCGTTCGAGATGTGTGCCGTGCTCGTCGTAGTCGGGCTGTTTTTGGGGTGCGCCGGGAGCTTCCTCTCGCTGTTGCATTTCGGAGAGGGGCGGGCATGA
- the ftsE gene encoding cell division ATP-binding protein FtsE, with amino-acid sequence MIQLFHVSKYYDRRPALSDVTLEIEKGEFVLLMGSSGAGKSTLLKLLIGAERPEEGQILIQGRSLSKLRASEIPVLRRKVGIVLQDFRLLPKKTVFENVSLPLLVQGASTPDIRRKVAEALRSVGLDHKKDLFPPGLSTGEQQRVCIARAIVNGPIMLLADEPTGNLDPDLTSEIIELFKAINARGTTIIVATHDPNVLAQVNRRVITLEHGKVVSREQVCS; translated from the coding sequence ATGATTCAACTCTTTCATGTCTCAAAATATTACGATCGTCGTCCTGCGCTCTCCGATGTCACGCTCGAAATTGAGAAGGGCGAGTTCGTCCTGTTGATGGGCTCGAGCGGCGCCGGAAAATCGACCTTGCTGAAGTTGCTGATCGGGGCGGAGCGTCCTGAGGAGGGGCAGATACTGATTCAGGGGCGCAGTCTCTCCAAGTTGCGCGCCTCGGAAATTCCGGTGCTTCGCCGAAAAGTCGGCATTGTGTTGCAAGATTTCCGACTCCTGCCGAAGAAAACCGTGTTTGAAAACGTGTCGCTCCCCTTGCTGGTGCAGGGCGCGTCCACGCCGGACATCCGGCGCAAGGTGGCGGAAGCGTTACGCTCCGTCGGCCTGGATCATAAGAAAGATCTCTTCCCTCCCGGTCTGTCCACCGGAGAGCAGCAGCGCGTGTGTATCGCACGCGCCATCGTCAACGGGCCGATCATGCTCTTGGCGGATGAACCGACCGGGAATCTGGACCCGGATTTGACGAGCGAAATTATCGAGCTGTTCAAGGCGATCAATGCCAGAGGCACGACGATCATTGTGGCGACCCATGATCCCAATGTGTTGGCGCAGGTCAATCGACGAGTCATCACGCTGGAGCACGGGAAGGTCGTGTCCCGAGAACAGGTGTGCTCGTGA
- a CDS encoding YraN family protein, whose product MGDRRRLVGDEGEGQAEAFLRSRGFRIIGRNVRSALGELDLVADDQGVLVFVEVKRRRTGTFGGAIEAVDARKRAKLIRLAAQYLAQHRIEDRPCRFDVVLIQDDAVPGAAVQHIANAFDVEGDDLRW is encoded by the coding sequence ATGGGTGACCGTCGCCGCCTGGTGGGAGATGAAGGTGAGGGCCAGGCCGAAGCCTTCCTGCGCAGCCGAGGTTTTCGAATCATCGGCCGGAACGTGCGCTCTGCGTTGGGCGAGCTCGATCTGGTCGCGGATGACCAGGGGGTGCTCGTGTTCGTTGAGGTAAAGCGGCGGCGGACCGGGACGTTCGGCGGCGCCATTGAGGCGGTCGATGCACGGAAACGTGCAAAGCTAATCCGGTTGGCGGCACAGTATCTGGCCCAACATCGGATCGAAGATCGACCCTGCCGCTTTGATGTCGTGCTGATCCAGGATGATGCCGTTCCAGGCGCAGCCGTGCAACATATTGCGAATGCATTCGACGTCGAAGGGGATGATCTGCGATGGTAG
- a CDS encoding ribonuclease HII, whose amino-acid sequence MADRLNPATVGPSEEFEGEARSRGYRFIAGLDEAGRGPLAGPVVAAAVLLPRRCRLPGLNDSKQISESERNRLFAEIVRRATGVGIGAATEAEIDRLNILEASRLAMRRALDALPLRPDFVLLDAVTLSGLSIPQRAIIKGDGLSCSIAAASIVAKVTRDRLMVEYHRWYPHYNFAEHKGYGTPEHLHLLRAHGPCPIHRRSFAPVRECVACDGVEVLPPVASV is encoded by the coding sequence GTGGCTGATAGGCTGAACCCGGCGACTGTGGGCCCTTCCGAGGAGTTCGAGGGGGAGGCTCGGTCGCGCGGGTATCGCTTTATCGCCGGCCTGGATGAAGCCGGACGTGGGCCTCTTGCCGGTCCCGTTGTCGCAGCCGCTGTATTATTGCCGCGTCGATGTCGCCTGCCTGGGCTGAACGATTCCAAACAGATTTCAGAATCTGAACGCAACCGACTTTTTGCCGAAATCGTGCGTCGGGCGACTGGCGTCGGGATCGGTGCTGCCACGGAGGCAGAGATCGATCGGCTGAACATTCTTGAGGCATCCCGTCTGGCAATGCGTCGGGCGTTGGACGCGCTTCCACTCAGGCCGGACTTTGTGCTGCTCGACGCCGTGACGCTCTCCGGGCTTTCCATCCCTCAACGCGCGATCATCAAGGGCGACGGCCTCTCCTGTTCGATTGCGGCGGCATCCATCGTTGCGAAGGTGACGCGAGACCGGTTGATGGTCGAATATCACCGCTGGTATCCCCACTACAATTTTGCCGAGCATAAAGGGTACGGGACCCCGGAACATCTCCACCTCCTTCGGGCGCATGGTCCATGCCCAATCCACCGGCGCAGTTTTGCTCCGGTGCGGGAGTGTGTTGCATGCGACGGAGTGGAGGTCCTGCCGCCGGTGGCCTCGGTGTGA